One segment of Streptomyces sp. NBC_00576 DNA contains the following:
- the menE gene encoding o-succinylbenzoate--CoA ligase: MRNEGLGSWPARRARKTPQRTALIHGDTTISYARLYERTTRLAHALRDRGVRRGDRIAYLGPNHPSYLETLFAAGTLGAVFVPLNTRLAGPEIAYQLADSGTKALVYGPSHAGLVAGLPGSTDVRAYVEVGAEYEEALAGSSAEPIDAPVTADDTCIIMYTSGTTGRPKGAMLTHGNLTWNAVNVLVDQDVITDERALVSAPLFHTAGLNMLTLPVLLKGGTCVLVESFAADETFDLIEQHRITFMFGVPTMFDQVARHPRWAEADLSSLRMLSCGGSPVPTPLIAAFQERGLTFLQGYGMTEASPGTLFLDAEHAISKAGSAGVPHFFSDVRVVRPDLTPAEVGEPGEIVVRGPHVMPGYWGLPEETAASFTDGWFRSGDAARIDEDGYVFVVDRIKDMIISGGENIYPAEIEDLLLAHPDIVECAVIGVADEKWGEVPRAVVVPREGAALDEDEVLASLSGRLAKYKIPKSVVIADELPRTASGKLLKARVRKAFGAGS, from the coding sequence ATGCGCAACGAGGGACTGGGGTCTTGGCCCGCCCGCCGGGCCCGCAAGACCCCCCAACGCACCGCCCTGATCCACGGCGACACCACGATCAGCTACGCACGGCTGTACGAGCGCACCACCCGGCTCGCACACGCCCTGCGTGACCGGGGCGTGCGCCGGGGCGACCGGATCGCCTATCTGGGCCCGAACCATCCCTCCTACCTGGAGACACTGTTCGCGGCGGGGACGCTCGGCGCGGTCTTCGTACCGCTCAACACCCGCCTCGCCGGCCCGGAGATCGCCTACCAGCTCGCCGACTCCGGCACCAAGGCCCTGGTCTACGGCCCCTCGCACGCCGGCCTCGTCGCCGGACTGCCCGGCAGCACGGACGTGCGTGCGTACGTCGAGGTCGGCGCCGAGTACGAGGAGGCGCTCGCCGGTTCCTCCGCCGAGCCGATCGACGCGCCGGTCACCGCCGACGACACCTGCATCATCATGTACACCTCGGGCACGACCGGCCGTCCCAAGGGCGCCATGCTCACGCACGGCAACCTGACCTGGAACGCCGTCAACGTGCTCGTCGACCAGGACGTCATCACCGACGAACGCGCCCTGGTCTCCGCCCCGTTGTTCCACACGGCCGGGCTGAACATGCTCACCCTGCCCGTGCTGCTCAAGGGCGGTACATGTGTGCTGGTCGAGTCCTTCGCGGCGGACGAGACCTTCGACCTGATCGAACAGCACCGGATCACCTTCATGTTCGGGGTGCCGACCATGTTCGACCAGGTGGCGAGACATCCGCGCTGGGCCGAGGCCGACCTGTCGTCGCTGCGCATGCTCTCGTGCGGCGGCTCACCGGTACCGACCCCGCTCATCGCCGCCTTCCAGGAGCGAGGGCTCACCTTCCTCCAGGGGTACGGCATGACCGAGGCCTCACCCGGGACCCTCTTCCTGGACGCCGAACACGCGATCAGCAAGGCCGGTTCGGCGGGCGTACCGCACTTCTTCAGCGACGTACGGGTGGTACGGCCGGACCTGACCCCGGCAGAGGTCGGCGAGCCCGGCGAGATCGTGGTCCGGGGACCGCACGTCATGCCGGGCTACTGGGGGCTCCCCGAGGAGACGGCCGCCTCCTTCACGGACGGCTGGTTCCGCAGCGGGGACGCCGCCCGGATCGACGAGGACGGGTACGTCTTCGTCGTCGACCGCATCAAGGACATGATCATCTCGGGCGGGGAGAACATCTACCCCGCCGAGATCGAGGATCTGCTCCTGGCCCACCCCGACATCGTCGAGTGCGCGGTCATCGGCGTCGCCGACGAGAAGTGGGGCGAGGTGCCACGCGCGGTCGTCGTGCCCCGCGAGGGCGCGGCCCTGGACGAGGACGAGGTACTGGCCTCACTGTCCGGGCGGCTCGCCAAGTACAAGATCCCGAAGTCGGTCGTCATCGCGGACGAACTCCCGCGCACCGCCTCCGGAAAGCTCCTCAAGGCCCGGGTGCGCAAGGCCTTCGGCGCGGGTTCCTAG
- a CDS encoding LamG-like jellyroll fold domain-containing protein: MCTSHESGHEPALEAPQAGAGRRTFLRATALIGAAATTSVTLPTAAEALTDKARSSWRPDTESRRFTLAVMPDTQYLFDGPSINPAPIEASLRYLLEHGRDENIVFLTHLGDITENGAQAEVTAAGKAFEVLDRRGVGYSVLAGNHDVRSSTTDQRGATPYLDVFGPERFRSKRTFGGASADGYNTFHLFKAAGREWLVLALDWRLSDEGYAWAESVLAQHPTLPVVLTTHELVYEDDTLSAYGQQLWDKLVNNHDQIFLTLNGHYWPAARATRKNAAGNDVHLHLTNYQNRYYGGAAMIRLYHFDLDRNTIDVETVSPWILGRAAKGLNELEREEMELSGDADRFSVDIDFEQRFSGFAPVAPRPARPAKKMLVPGTVAYWRFDGQRDGAALTGTVRDQSGRGNDLTLVTVGAAALTWSSDHHPDQPGHGSLEFQGYKSPLRGAYLRTVDGAPLNSATFKAGYTIEAFYRLPADWDPAHHAWGGLVSRTGTGGAAGKTADDPDEPLATLSLSDGPGPQWAVRPLNQEGIATNWGDETAREVWWHVAVVNDGRHTTLYVQGCPVARNPHATAVGLTSVGLPWLLGGYEYAGKIDQILHARLGDVRIVERALPVSSFMNH, translated from the coding sequence GTGTGCACCTCGCACGAGTCCGGGCACGAACCTGCCCTCGAAGCACCCCAGGCGGGCGCCGGACGGCGTACCTTCCTGCGGGCGACCGCGCTGATCGGGGCGGCGGCGACCACGTCCGTCACCCTGCCTACGGCCGCCGAGGCCCTGACGGACAAGGCACGTTCGTCCTGGCGACCCGACACCGAGAGCCGCCGGTTCACGCTCGCCGTGATGCCCGACACCCAGTACCTGTTCGACGGGCCGAGCATCAACCCGGCGCCGATCGAGGCCTCGCTGCGCTATCTGCTGGAGCACGGTAGGGACGAGAACATCGTCTTCCTCACGCATCTGGGCGACATCACGGAGAACGGCGCACAGGCCGAAGTCACCGCTGCGGGCAAGGCCTTCGAGGTGCTCGACCGGCGCGGAGTGGGCTACAGCGTCCTCGCCGGCAACCACGACGTCCGCTCGTCCACCACCGACCAGCGCGGGGCGACCCCGTACCTGGACGTCTTCGGACCGGAGCGCTTCCGGTCCAAGCGGACCTTCGGCGGCGCCTCGGCCGACGGCTACAACACCTTCCACCTCTTCAAGGCGGCCGGCCGCGAGTGGCTCGTTCTCGCCCTGGACTGGCGGCTGTCGGACGAGGGTTACGCCTGGGCCGAGAGCGTCCTCGCCCAGCATCCGACCCTGCCGGTCGTCCTCACCACGCACGAACTCGTCTACGAGGACGACACGCTCTCCGCATACGGGCAGCAGCTGTGGGACAAGCTGGTCAACAACCACGACCAGATCTTCCTCACCCTCAACGGGCACTACTGGCCCGCCGCCCGCGCCACCCGCAAGAACGCGGCCGGGAACGACGTACACCTGCACCTGACGAACTATCAGAACCGCTACTACGGCGGCGCGGCGATGATCCGCCTCTACCACTTCGACCTCGACCGGAACACCATCGACGTCGAGACGGTCTCGCCGTGGATCCTGGGCCGGGCGGCCAAGGGGCTCAACGAGCTGGAGCGCGAGGAGATGGAGCTCTCCGGCGACGCGGACCGCTTCTCCGTGGACATCGACTTCGAGCAGCGGTTCTCGGGTTTCGCGCCGGTGGCGCCGCGGCCGGCCCGGCCGGCGAAGAAGATGCTGGTTCCCGGGACAGTCGCATACTGGCGCTTCGACGGACAGCGGGACGGCGCAGCCTTGACCGGCACAGTCCGCGACCAGTCGGGCCGTGGCAACGACCTGACCCTCGTCACGGTCGGCGCAGCCGCGCTCACCTGGTCGTCCGACCACCACCCGGACCAGCCGGGCCACGGCAGCCTTGAGTTCCAGGGCTACAAGTCCCCGCTGAGGGGCGCGTATCTGCGCACGGTCGACGGAGCGCCCCTCAACTCGGCCACGTTCAAGGCCGGTTACACCATCGAGGCGTTCTACCGCCTCCCGGCCGACTGGGACCCCGCGCACCACGCCTGGGGCGGACTCGTCAGCCGTACCGGTACGGGCGGGGCGGCGGGCAAGACCGCGGACGATCCGGACGAGCCGTTGGCCACGCTGTCGCTCTCCGACGGGCCGGGCCCGCAGTGGGCGGTCCGGCCACTCAACCAGGAGGGCATCGCGACCAACTGGGGCGACGAGACCGCGCGGGAGGTGTGGTGGCACGTGGCCGTGGTCAACGACGGCCGGCACACCACGCTGTACGTCCAGGGGTGCCCGGTGGCCCGCAATCCGCACGCCACCGCGGTCGGACTCACCTCGGTCGGGCTGCCGTGGCTGCTCGGCGGCTACGAGTACGCGGGAAAGATCGACCAGATCCTGCACGCCCGCCTCGGCGACGTACGGATCGTCGAACGGGCCTTGCCCGTCAGCTCGTTCATGAACCACTGA
- a CDS encoding amidohydrolase family protein, translating into MANLNVEELVAIDVHTHAEISSKGASSLADDLHDASSAYFKVEGKRKPTLEETAAYYRERKMAAVIFTVDAESATGTEPVPNEEVAEAAAANPDVLIPFASIDPFRGRAGVKQARRLVEEYGVKGFKFHPSIQGFFPNDRSVAYELYEVIEETGTIALFHTGQTGIGAGVPGGGGIRLKYSNPLHIDDVSADFPQMKIILAHPSFPWQDEALAVATHKPGVHIDLSGWSPKYFPPQLVQYANTLLKDKVLFGSDYPVLTPDRWLADFEKLPIKDEVRPKILKENAARLLGLTKP; encoded by the coding sequence ATGGCGAACCTCAACGTCGAGGAACTCGTCGCGATCGACGTCCACACCCACGCCGAGATCTCCTCCAAGGGCGCCTCGTCCCTGGCCGACGACCTCCACGACGCCTCGTCGGCCTACTTCAAGGTCGAGGGCAAGCGGAAGCCGACCCTGGAGGAGACCGCCGCGTACTACCGCGAGCGGAAGATGGCCGCCGTCATCTTCACGGTGGACGCCGAGTCCGCGACCGGCACCGAGCCCGTCCCGAACGAGGAGGTCGCCGAGGCCGCCGCGGCCAACCCGGACGTGCTGATCCCCTTCGCCTCCATCGACCCCTTCCGGGGCCGGGCAGGCGTCAAGCAGGCCCGCCGCCTGGTCGAGGAGTACGGGGTCAAGGGCTTCAAGTTCCACCCCAGCATCCAGGGCTTCTTCCCCAACGACCGCTCGGTCGCCTACGAGCTGTACGAGGTGATCGAGGAGACCGGCACGATCGCGCTCTTCCACACCGGCCAGACGGGCATCGGCGCCGGAGTCCCCGGTGGCGGCGGGATCAGGCTCAAGTACTCGAACCCGCTGCACATCGACGACGTGTCCGCGGACTTCCCGCAGATGAAGATCATCCTGGCGCATCCGTCGTTCCCCTGGCAGGACGAGGCGCTCGCCGTCGCCACGCACAAGCCGGGCGTGCACATCGACCTGTCCGGCTGGTCGCCGAAGTACTTCCCGCCGCAGTTGGTGCAGTACGCCAACACACTACTCAAGGACAAGGTCCTCTTCGGCTCGGACTACCCGGTGCTCACCCCGGACCGCTGGCTCGCCGACTTCGAGAAGCTGCCGATCAAGGACGAGGTCAGGCCGAAGATCCTCAAGGAGAACGCGGCCAGGCTGCTCGGGCTCACGAAGCCGTGA
- a CDS encoding PHP domain-containing protein produces the protein MTEQQLPAWADPAVSPAGLDAQGVSRRQLLHRAGLFGAAFAAGSLATPAAAAGPRRLGGSDPRLAYLVGDHHIHSVYSHDAKYTFSQLAAAGEKFGLDWMVFTEHSNFGHAQYGAPLEHAEILKARAENPRQLIFQGLEWYIPGAEHCTVFSPPGRHEVELLTKFESAYDGKLLGYTEGSAGAADTARNEAHAVKAIKWLAEQRRTGYVDDVLVLANHPMRLGIDSPHEMRNWRDAAPEIMVGMEGAPGAQGAAIPGWRGATSIRGEYENKPTAQSWQGYPADGYLTYGGFDWATATVGGLWDSMLAEGSLFSITTNSDAHRIVFDTWKNGDWAAGQNFDNTGKLPDPVNTDTPQPGSDFWPGQFSRTHVGVTGYGYRSVMAGMRAGRVWLDHGHLLDGLDVRLTRDCDFGRGVTLGGRLRVRRGEKLTLNITVTTASRLNPQGVLPELAHVDVIRGAVRGPATDRDTWRAPDTKVVKSKDVTGRKGTYTLRVALTAGDESFYVRLRGSDGNRHGAGYLGAAVDPHGPIPHEPGNGDPWADTWFYSNPVFVDVVGG, from the coding sequence ATGACAGAGCAACAGCTGCCTGCTTGGGCCGACCCCGCCGTCTCCCCCGCCGGCCTCGACGCCCAGGGCGTCTCCCGGCGTCAACTCCTGCACCGGGCGGGCCTGTTCGGCGCCGCCTTCGCCGCCGGTTCGCTGGCGACGCCCGCTGCCGCGGCGGGCCCGCGACGGCTCGGCGGAAGCGACCCGCGTCTCGCCTACCTCGTCGGCGACCATCACATCCACAGCGTGTACAGCCACGACGCCAAGTACACGTTCTCCCAACTGGCGGCAGCGGGCGAGAAGTTCGGCCTCGACTGGATGGTGTTCACCGAGCACTCCAACTTCGGGCACGCCCAGTACGGCGCCCCGCTGGAGCACGCCGAGATCCTCAAGGCGCGGGCCGAGAACCCGCGTCAGCTGATCTTCCAGGGCCTGGAGTGGTACATCCCGGGCGCCGAGCACTGCACGGTCTTCTCGCCGCCCGGCCGCCACGAGGTCGAGCTGCTCACCAAGTTCGAGAGCGCCTACGACGGCAAGCTCCTCGGCTACACCGAGGGCTCGGCCGGCGCGGCGGACACCGCCCGCAACGAGGCGCACGCGGTCAAGGCGATCAAGTGGCTGGCCGAGCAGCGCCGCACCGGTTACGTCGACGACGTGCTGGTCCTCGCCAACCACCCGATGCGCCTGGGCATCGACTCCCCGCACGAGATGCGCAACTGGCGGGACGCTGCTCCCGAGATCATGGTCGGCATGGAGGGCGCGCCCGGCGCCCAGGGTGCGGCCATCCCCGGCTGGCGCGGGGCCACCTCGATCCGCGGCGAGTACGAGAACAAGCCCACGGCACAGTCCTGGCAGGGCTATCCCGCGGACGGGTATCTGACGTACGGCGGTTTCGACTGGGCGACCGCGACGGTCGGCGGTCTGTGGGACTCGATGCTGGCAGAAGGCAGCCTGTTCTCGATCACCACGAACTCCGACGCCCACCGGATCGTCTTCGACACCTGGAAGAACGGCGACTGGGCGGCCGGGCAGAACTTCGACAACACCGGCAAGCTGCCCGACCCGGTGAACACCGACACCCCACAGCCCGGCAGCGACTTCTGGCCCGGCCAGTTCAGCCGCACCCACGTGGGCGTCACGGGCTACGGCTACCGCTCGGTGATGGCGGGTATGCGCGCGGGCCGGGTCTGGCTGGACCACGGTCATCTGCTGGACGGGCTCGACGTACGGCTGACGCGTGACTGCGACTTCGGCCGGGGTGTCACGCTGGGCGGCCGGCTCCGCGTCCGCAGGGGCGAGAAGCTCACGCTGAACATCACCGTGACCACCGCGTCCCGTCTCAACCCCCAGGGAGTCCTGCCCGAGTTGGCGCACGTCGACGTGATCCGGGGCGCGGTGCGCGGTCCGGCCACCGACCGGGACACCTGGCGGGCGCCGGACACGAAGGTCGTGAAGTCGAAGGACGTGACGGGGCGCAAGGGGACGTACACCCTGCGTGTGGCGCTGACCGCCGGCGACGAGTCGTTCTACGTCCGGCTGCGCGGCAGCGACGGCAACCGGCACGGCGCCGGTTACCTCGGTGCCGCCGTCGACCCGCACGGGCCGATACCGCACGAGCCCGGAAACGGTGACCCGTGGGCCGACACGTGGTTCTATTCCAACCCGGTGTTCGTCGACGTCGTAGGCGGCTGA
- a CDS encoding MFS transporter, producing the protein MRPSRSSSGYIPQPSPDTRELRRVALSGLLGTTVEFYDFLVYGTVAALVFGDLFFPQADPTVGTIAAFGTFAAGYVARPLGGIVFGHFGDRLGRKSMMLLTMTLMGCGSFLIGLLPTYDAIGVWAPVLLVALRVVQGLAIGGEWGGATLMVVEHAERTQGSRRGLWSSSTQLGAPLGSVISAGVVTLVSTLPDDQFRAWGWRVPFLLSFVLLGVGLFVRLRVAESPLFTEAKRDISAKPPIFEVLRRPKPVLLACCVGIGAFTAQSLLTGFMISYATDNGYSRSQVLTAVTIASCVALIVLPTASALTDRVGRRPVVLAGAVASAALAFPVLWLVDSGSPGLLILALVLGHGIAQSTMYGPLGALFSEMFGTKVRYTGASLGYQAATLVGAGFSPLIATSLLASNGGGSTPVSLLLCGGAVITAVTVWRMPETRTDTLDSSALPQEAPAPEGIHP; encoded by the coding sequence GTGCGGCCATCCCGCTCGTCCTCCGGCTACATCCCCCAACCCTCCCCGGACACAAGGGAGTTGCGCCGCGTCGCACTGTCCGGGCTGCTCGGCACCACCGTCGAGTTCTACGACTTCCTCGTGTACGGCACGGTCGCCGCACTCGTCTTCGGTGATCTGTTCTTCCCCCAGGCCGACCCCACGGTCGGCACCATCGCCGCCTTCGGCACCTTCGCCGCGGGCTATGTCGCCCGGCCGCTCGGCGGCATCGTCTTCGGCCACTTCGGCGACCGGCTCGGCCGCAAGTCGATGATGCTGCTGACAATGACCCTGATGGGCTGCGGCAGCTTCCTCATCGGACTGCTGCCGACGTACGACGCGATCGGCGTCTGGGCCCCGGTCCTGCTGGTCGCCCTCCGGGTCGTCCAGGGCCTCGCCATCGGCGGCGAGTGGGGCGGCGCGACACTCATGGTCGTCGAGCACGCCGAACGCACCCAGGGTTCCCGGCGCGGCCTGTGGTCCAGTTCCACCCAGCTCGGCGCACCGCTCGGCTCCGTGATCTCCGCCGGAGTGGTCACCCTCGTCTCCACGCTCCCCGACGACCAGTTCCGCGCCTGGGGCTGGCGCGTACCGTTCCTGCTGAGCTTCGTACTGCTCGGGGTCGGCCTGTTCGTGCGGCTGCGGGTCGCGGAGAGCCCGCTGTTCACCGAGGCCAAGCGGGACATCTCCGCCAAGCCGCCGATCTTCGAGGTGCTGCGCCGCCCGAAGCCGGTACTGCTCGCCTGCTGCGTCGGCATCGGCGCCTTCACCGCACAGTCACTGCTGACCGGCTTCATGATCTCCTACGCCACCGACAACGGGTACAGCCGGTCACAGGTCCTCACGGCCGTGACCATCGCCTCCTGCGTGGCGCTGATCGTCCTGCCCACGGCCTCCGCGCTCACCGACCGCGTCGGCCGCCGCCCGGTGGTCCTCGCCGGTGCCGTCGCCTCCGCCGCGCTCGCCTTCCCCGTGCTGTGGCTGGTCGACTCCGGCTCGCCCGGGCTGCTGATCCTCGCCCTCGTCCTCGGTCACGGCATCGCCCAGTCGACGATGTACGGGCCGCTGGGCGCCCTGTTCTCCGAGATGTTCGGCACCAAGGTGCGCTACACGGGCGCCTCGCTCGGCTATCAGGCCGCGACCCTGGTCGGCGCCGGGTTCTCGCCACTGATCGCGACCAGCCTGCTCGCCTCGAACGGCGGCGGCAGCACGCCCGTGTCGCTGCTGCTGTGCGGCGGTGCGGTGATCACCGCGGTCACGGTGTGGCGGATGCCGGAGACCCGCACCGACACGCTCGACTCCTCGGCCCTTCCCCAGGAGGCCCCCGCCCCCGAAGGAATCCACCCGTGA
- a CDS encoding SDR family oxidoreductase: MPSIDLTGKVAVVTGSGRGLGLAYAHALAAAGASVVVNDVDENVAEQAVKSITAAGGTAVAEVVPVGTTEAAERLVNRAVEEFGRLDILVTNAGILRDKVLWKMTDDDFDAVITTHLKGTFTCARAAAVRMREQGEGGTLILVGSPAGQRGNFGQTNYSAAKAGIAAFARTWSMELGRANITVNAIVPVAATAMTETIPAFAPYIEALKNGEPFPAFLRKGEGFGTPEDCAALVPFLASEAARGITGQAIGIGGDKVALWSHPQEIRAAYADGGWTPEALADAWPTSVGAELQSVGIPAPKFPEA; the protein is encoded by the coding sequence GTGCCCAGCATCGATCTGACCGGCAAGGTCGCCGTCGTCACCGGCAGTGGCCGTGGCCTCGGCCTCGCCTACGCGCACGCTCTCGCCGCCGCCGGCGCCTCCGTGGTCGTCAACGACGTCGACGAGAACGTGGCCGAGCAGGCCGTGAAGTCCATCACCGCGGCGGGCGGCACCGCCGTCGCCGAGGTGGTCCCGGTCGGCACGACCGAGGCCGCCGAGCGGCTCGTGAACCGTGCGGTGGAGGAGTTCGGGCGGCTCGACATCCTGGTCACCAACGCGGGCATCCTGCGCGACAAGGTGCTGTGGAAGATGACCGACGACGACTTCGACGCGGTGATCACCACCCACCTCAAGGGCACCTTCACCTGCGCCCGCGCCGCCGCCGTACGCATGCGCGAGCAGGGCGAGGGCGGCACACTGATCCTCGTCGGCTCCCCGGCCGGCCAGCGCGGCAACTTCGGGCAGACGAACTACTCCGCCGCCAAGGCCGGCATCGCCGCCTTCGCCCGCACCTGGTCGATGGAGCTGGGCCGCGCGAACATCACCGTCAACGCGATCGTGCCGGTGGCCGCGACCGCGATGACCGAGACCATCCCCGCCTTCGCCCCGTACATCGAGGCGCTGAAGAACGGCGAGCCGTTCCCGGCCTTCCTGCGCAAGGGTGAGGGCTTCGGCACCCCCGAGGACTGCGCCGCCCTCGTCCCGTTCCTCGCCTCCGAGGCCGCCCGGGGCATCACCGGCCAGGCCATCGGCATCGGCGGCGACAAGGTGGCACTCTGGTCGCATCCGCAGGAGATCAGGGCGGCGTACGCCGACGGCGGCTGGACCCCCGAGGCCCTGGCCGACGCCTGGCCCACCTCGGTCGGCGCCGAGCTCCAGTCGGTGGGCATCCCCGCCCCCAAGTTCCCGGAGGCGTAA
- a CDS encoding MarR family winged helix-turn-helix transcriptional regulator — translation MRGLHADTGYLLYRLGLRSGQLFNSFLQESGLRLRHYAVLRFLSTAEGTLQRELSAQLGYDPSAIVGLVDDLEKLGFAERRPAPDDRRSRIVALTGNGRTFLRDTDEAGQRVTNELLGPLDPAQRESLHLLLQRLAEDGLN, via the coding sequence ATGCGTGGGCTGCACGCGGACACCGGCTATCTGCTCTACCGCCTCGGCCTGCGCTCGGGACAGCTCTTCAACTCCTTCCTCCAGGAGTCGGGACTGCGCCTGCGCCACTACGCTGTACTGCGCTTCCTGAGCACCGCCGAGGGCACCCTCCAGCGCGAGCTGAGCGCACAGCTCGGCTACGACCCCTCCGCGATCGTCGGCCTGGTCGACGATCTGGAGAAGCTCGGCTTCGCCGAACGCCGCCCCGCCCCCGACGACCGCCGCAGCCGGATCGTCGCCCTGACCGGGAACGGCCGCACCTTCCTCCGCGACACCGACGAGGCCGGCCAGCGCGTGACCAACGAATTGCTCGGCCCGCTCGACCCCGCCCAACGGGAGTCTCTGCACCTGCTGCTGCAGCGGCTCGCGGAGGACGGACTCAACTGA
- a CDS encoding IclR family transcriptional regulator has product MTTRSAPDRLLSVLSAFDHEHPALSLTDISRRAGLTLTTTHRLVGALARWGALERDEAGVYHVGLRLWEVAALAPRGLALRQIALPYLEDLYEATHENVQLAVRDGGEVVYIEWLSGRSAVGVHIRVGARWPLHATGVGLALLAHGDPMLQQDYCEGPLAAFTPHTITDPAQLRRVLAEVRRAGVAVSSRQVTDDALSVAAPVRGPGGAVIAAVSVVVPHVDAQVPVLVPAVRLAARGISRALGWQPEQRR; this is encoded by the coding sequence ATGACCACCCGCTCCGCGCCCGACCGGCTGCTGTCCGTGCTCAGCGCCTTCGACCACGAGCACCCGGCGCTGTCCCTCACGGACATCAGCCGGCGGGCCGGGCTGACCCTCACCACCACGCACCGCCTCGTGGGCGCCCTCGCCCGATGGGGCGCCCTTGAGCGGGACGAGGCCGGCGTCTACCACGTGGGCCTCAGACTGTGGGAGGTCGCGGCGCTCGCCCCGCGCGGGCTGGCGCTGCGGCAGATCGCGCTGCCGTATCTGGAGGACCTGTACGAAGCGACGCACGAGAACGTGCAGTTGGCGGTACGGGACGGCGGCGAGGTCGTCTACATCGAGTGGCTGTCGGGCCGTTCGGCGGTCGGGGTGCACATCCGGGTCGGCGCCCGCTGGCCGCTGCACGCCACGGGCGTCGGCCTCGCCCTGCTCGCACACGGCGACCCCATGCTCCAGCAGGACTACTGCGAGGGCCCGTTGGCCGCCTTCACCCCCCACACCATCACCGACCCGGCCCAGTTGCGCCGCGTCCTGGCCGAAGTCCGGCGCGCGGGCGTGGCGGTGAGCAGTCGTCAGGTCACCGACGACGCCCTGTCCGTGGCGGCCCCGGTGCGCGGTCCGGGCGGCGCGGTGATCGCCGCGGTGTCGGTCGTGGTCCCCCACGTCGACGCCCAGGTACCGGTGCTGGTGCCCGCGGTGCGGCTGGCGGCGCGGGGCATCTCCCGGGCGCTGGGCTGGCAGCCGGAGCAGCGGCGCTGA
- a CDS encoding PaaX family transcriptional regulator produces MTTEEPLRPQSLMLTFLGDQVFGRDVCVYSGSIIDVFARAGIGEQATRSTLTRMVSRGLLRRQRAGRRMYFGLTGRSAAVLADGDQRIWHTGAVNRHWDGTWTLLGFSLPESWQRQRHDLRSQLTWSGFGALFNGLWIAPGEVDVSALLTELGLSAHVKVFRAHAEAGMDIGAMIEETWELAELAARYEAFVRRWQPWETELPAADDSLSLRLVLQAEWLGIIRDDPRLPVKHLPDGWAAEQAEKTFRTVYERLTPLAQEASERLVDLVPVREDQTDQTDQTDQA; encoded by the coding sequence GTGACCACCGAGGAGCCGCTGCGGCCGCAGTCCCTGATGCTGACGTTCCTGGGCGATCAGGTGTTCGGGCGTGATGTCTGTGTGTACTCGGGCAGCATCATCGACGTGTTCGCGCGGGCAGGCATCGGCGAGCAGGCGACCCGTTCGACGCTGACCCGGATGGTGAGCCGCGGTCTGCTGCGCCGCCAGCGCGCGGGCCGACGGATGTACTTCGGGCTGACCGGGCGTTCGGCGGCCGTACTGGCGGACGGCGACCAGCGCATCTGGCACACCGGCGCGGTCAACCGCCACTGGGACGGCACCTGGACCCTGCTCGGATTCTCGCTTCCCGAGTCCTGGCAGCGCCAACGCCACGACCTGCGCTCGCAGTTGACGTGGAGCGGCTTCGGGGCGTTGTTCAACGGTCTGTGGATCGCGCCGGGCGAGGTCGACGTGTCCGCCCTGCTGACCGAACTCGGCCTGTCCGCCCATGTGAAGGTGTTCCGGGCGCACGCCGAAGCGGGCATGGACATCGGTGCGATGATCGAGGAGACCTGGGAGCTGGCCGAACTGGCCGCGCGCTACGAGGCGTTCGTACGGCGGTGGCAGCCCTGGGAGACCGAGCTTCCGGCGGCGGACGACTCCCTCTCCCTGCGCCTGGTCCTGCAGGCCGAGTGGCTGGGCATCATCCGCGACGATCCGCGTCTCCCGGTGAAGCACCTTCCGGACGGCTGGGCGGCGGAACAGGCCGAGAAGACGTTCCGGACGGTGTACGAGCGGCTCACACCGCTCGCCCAGGAAGCCTCGGAACGCCTTGTCGACCTTGTGCCCGTACGCGAGGACCAAACAGATCAGACGGATCAGACGGATCAGGCGTAG
- a CDS encoding MaoC family dehydratase, translating into MSITVNGIDELKKLAGSDLGTSEWIEVTQERINTFADATGDHQWIHVDPEKAAEGPFGAPIAHGYLTLSLFIPLFTELLDVQGVTTKVNYGLNKVRFPSPVKVGSKIRLVGRLADVEDVKGGVQITVDGTIEIEGAPKPAAVLQSLSRFYA; encoded by the coding sequence ATGAGCATCACGGTCAACGGCATCGACGAACTCAAGAAGCTCGCCGGCAGCGACCTGGGCACCAGTGAGTGGATCGAGGTCACGCAGGAGCGCATCAACACCTTCGCCGACGCGACCGGCGACCACCAGTGGATCCACGTGGACCCGGAGAAGGCCGCCGAAGGCCCCTTCGGCGCCCCGATCGCCCACGGATACCTCACCCTCTCCCTCTTCATCCCGCTCTTCACCGAGCTGCTGGACGTCCAGGGCGTCACCACGAAGGTCAACTACGGCCTCAACAAGGTGCGTTTCCCCTCACCCGTGAAGGTCGGCTCGAAGATCCGCCTGGTCGGCAGGCTGGCCGACGTCGAGGATGTGAAGGGCGGGGTGCAGATCACCGTCGACGGCACGATCGAGATCGAGGGCGCCCCGAAGCCGGCGGCGGTGCTGCAGAGCCTGTCCCGTTTCTACGCCTGA